GAGGTGGACGCGGCACTGGCTGCCCTGCCCGGGGTCTCCGCGGCCGCGAGTGTCGTGCGCAAAACGGAGACAGGTGCTCCGGTGCTGGTCGGCTACCTGGCGCTGAGCGCGCCCGAGTCCACGCTGGACGTCGCCGGAGCGCGGCAGAAGCTCGCCGAGCACCTGCCCGCCGCTTTGGTGCCGGTGCTTGCCGTGCTGCCGACGCTGCCGGTCCGTGCGTCCGGGAAGGTCGACCGGGACGCCCTGCCCTGGCCGCTGGAAGCGGACAGCGCCGCCGAGTGGTCCGGGGCGGAGGCGATCATCGCCGAGAACTGGACTGCTGTGCTGGGGCAGGCTCCGGCTGAGGACTCCGACTTCTTCAGCGCCGGCGGGGGAAGTCTCGCGGTCGCGCACCTGGTGTCCCGGCTGCGCGAGCACTACCCGCACGCCTCCGTGGCCGACATCTATCAGCATCCGACGGTGCGAGGGCTCGCCGAGAAGCTGACCGATGCCAGCACCACGCAGGCGGTGAAGACCGAACCGAAGAGCGCGACCCCTGGATCGTTCGCGCTCTTCGGACTGGCGCAGTCGTTGTTCGCGCTAGCGGTGTTCGCGTTCGCAGGCTTGCGGACGCTGCTCGTTGTCGTCGCTTTCCACGAGGTCGGCGCGCTGGCTGCGGTCCCAGGCATCACGTCGATAGTGCCGTGGTACGCGGTCGCGGTCGCGTGGTTGTTGCTGTTCACCTCGCCAGGCCGGGTAATGCTGTCCGCGACCGGCGCACGGGTGGCGACCGTGGGGATCCGTCCTGGGAAGCACCGCCGAGCTGGTTGGAATCACCTGCGGTTGTGGGCGGCCGAGCGATGGGTCACCGCGGTGGGCGTCGCCTCGGTCACGGGCACGTTCTGGGTGCGCTTCTACGCGCGTGCGCTCGGCTGCCGTGTAGGACGGCATGTGGACCTGCACGCGCTGCCGCCCGTCACCGGCCTTGCGACCTTCGGCGACCGCGCTGCGGTTGAGCCCGACAGCGACCTGGCGGGTTGGTGGCTGGACAGCGACTGCGTCCGTGTTGGCCGTGTCGAAGTCGGTGCGGGTAGTCGTATCGGCTCGCACACGACGTTGATGGACGGCGCCATCGTCGAGGACGACGCGGAAGTGCTCTCCGGCAGCTCTGTGCGCGGAACGGTGCCGTCAGGACGACGGTGGGGTGGTGCTCCGGCGCGGGACCTGGGCGACCGCCGCGGAGGGTGGCCCGACGGCCCGGCTCGGAGGTCGCTGCTGTGGCGGACGATCTACGGGCTGACACCGCTGCTGACCGGCGTCATCATGCTGCTCGCCGCGTTTCCCGGATTCCTGGTGCTGGGTTCGTTGATCACCAACGCGATGACGGTCGCGACGGCAGCCTGGGCGATCCCGCTGGCGACTCTGACGTCTCTGGCCACGTACGCGGGCTCGACGGTTCTGGTGGTGCGCCTGCTGAACTTCGCGGTGAAGCCGGGAGCGCACCTTGTGGACAGCCTCACCGGTTGGTGCGCGTGGCTCGTTCAGCGACTCACCACCGGAGCGCGGGGCACTCTGTTCGCCTTGTACGCGGGACTGCTCACCTCGACGTGGCTGCGCATGCTCGGTGCCCGGATCGGGCGAGGGACTGAGGTGTCCACCGTGACCGGGTTGCCGAGCATGATGACGGTCGGTTCGGGGAGTTTCCTCGCCGACGACACGAGTCTGGCGCCTTACGAGCTGCGCAACGGGTGGCTGCTGATCGGAACGGCTCGGGTGGGTGACCGGACGTTCATCGGCAACTCGGCCGAGGTCGCTCGCGATCGTTGGGTTCCGGACGGCGCGCTGATCGGAGTGCTGTCCAGTGCGCCCGAGCGGGTGCCCGAGAACACCTCCTGGCTCGGCCGGCCGGCGATGTTGTTGCCGCGCAAGCCGGAAGGCGGTTCGGCCGCGCGGACCTACGAGCCGCCGCGCCGCCTCGTCGTGGCCCGCATGCTGATCGAGACCTGCCGCCTGGTCCCGGTGATGGTGAGCTACGGGCTCACCGTGTTCACCGTCGCGCTGCTCAG
The window above is part of the Allokutzneria albata genome. Proteins encoded here:
- a CDS encoding Pls/PosA family non-ribosomal peptide synthetase, with translation MTSGLAAQLSTARETAPRGSAIYPAAAPPPQRTLVDIFQFTAAAHPNAPALDAGTGTLSYAALAAEVDEVVTMWRAAGLGLGDRIGIRIPSGTAELYVSILATLSIGAAYVPVDFDDPAERAETIWREAEVSAIAGPGGEIRMLREPRRRPIRPPSPDNDAWIIFTSGSTGKPKGVAVTHRSAAAFVDAEAELFLPDDPLGPADRVLAGLSVGFDASCEEMWLAWRHGACLVPAPRELVRAGAELGRWLVERGITVVSTVPTLAALWPVDVLGGVRLVILGGEATSRELAAKLDLPGREVWNTYGPTETTVVASAARVSADLPVRIGYPLTGWQLAVVGPNGEPVSWGGTGELVIGGVGLARYLDPDKDREKFAPLPSLGWERAYRSGDVVRADPEGLIFVGRADDQVKIGGRRVELGEVDAALAALPGVSAAASVVRKTETGAPVLVGYLALSAPESTLDVAGARQKLAEHLPAALVPVLAVLPTLPVRASGKVDRDALPWPLEADSAAEWSGAEAIIAENWTAVLGQAPAEDSDFFSAGGGSLAVAHLVSRLREHYPHASVADIYQHPTVRGLAEKLTDASTTQAVKTEPKSATPGSFALFGLAQSLFALAVFAFAGLRTLLVVVAFHEVGALAAVPGITSIVPWYAVAVAWLLLFTSPGRVMLSATGARVATVGIRPGKHRRAGWNHLRLWAAERWVTAVGVASVTGTFWVRFYARALGCRVGRHVDLHALPPVTGLATFGDRAAVEPDSDLAGWWLDSDCVRVGRVEVGAGSRIGSHTTLMDGAIVEDDAEVLSGSSVRGTVPSGRRWGGAPARDLGDRRGGWPDGPARRSLLWRTIYGLTPLLTGVIMLLAAFPGFLVLGSLITNAMTVATAAWAIPLATLTSLATYAGSTVLVVRLLNFAVKPGAHLVDSLTGWCAWLVQRLTTGARGTLFALYAGLLTSTWLRMLGARIGRGTEVSTVTGLPSMMTVGSGSFLADDTSLAPYELRNGWLLIGTARVGDRTFIGNSAEVARDRWVPDGALIGVLSSAPERVPENTSWLGRPAMLLPRKPEGGSAARTYEPPRRLVVARMLIETCRLVPVMVSYGLTVFTVALLSFLLTSQGVVAAVLTACWLMPVIALIAIVVATAAKWLLVGKHVPRERPLWSSFVWRNELAAVFFEELVTRWAGTALIGTPVFSFVLRGMGAKIGRGVHCETRWLPEPDLVTLGDGAVVNRGCVVQTHLFHDRIMRLGPIRIGRNATIAPRSVVLFDSTVGAGGSVWANSLVMRGEALPDGTAWAGIPVAAQTGVAPR